Proteins found in one Rhinolophus ferrumequinum isolate MPI-CBG mRhiFer1 chromosome 9, mRhiFer1_v1.p, whole genome shotgun sequence genomic segment:
- the IFI6 gene encoding interferon alpha-inducible protein 6, with translation MQQKAVSLFLCYLLLYTCGGVEAGTRKNSKKSKDSGSGFWSTLTYMAVGGGLLAAGLPALGFTGAGIAANSVAASLMSWSAVANGGGVPAGGLVATLQSLGASGGSTLMAKVGAFLGYAVHNQMQNNGADEEEE, from the exons ATGCAGCAGAAGGCGGTATCGCTCTTCCTGTGCTATCTGCTGCTCTACACCTGCGGCGGGGTGGAGGCAG GCACAAGAAAAAACTCGAAGAAGTCCAAGGACAGTGGCTCCGGGTTCTGGAGCACGCTGACTTACATGGCGGTCGGAGGAG GGCTCTTGGCCGCGGGGCTGCCCGCGCTGGGCTTCACGGGCGCGGGCATCGCCGCCAACTCGGTGGCGGCCTCGCTGATGAGCTGGTCCGCGGTGGCGAACGGAGGCGGCGTGCCCGCCGGGGGACTGGTAGCCACGCTGCAGAGCCTTG GGGCTAGCGGTGGCAGTACCCTCATGGCCAAGGTTGGCGCCTTTCTGGGCTACGCTGTCCACAATCAGATGCAAAACAATGGAGCAGACGAGGAGGAGGAGTAG